A region of Kribbella sp. NBC_01245 DNA encodes the following proteins:
- a CDS encoding DUF4032 domain-containing protein has protein sequence MPRFVATRPDTGLLSFPWDVPLEEWPEDRLVALPRGISRHVVRFVRVGSQVYAVKEVLEHLAMHEYRLLRDLERLDAPSVEPVGVITDRVDRNGEPLDSILVTKHLQFSLPYRALFSSTLRPDTVNRLIDALVALIVRMHLTGFFWGDCSLSNTLFRRDAGAFAAYLVDAETGELHQDISDGQRAHDLYTAEINLFGELSDLEAGGLLDESIDPMETIQSINDRYEALWSELTAPEEFHTDELHRLDSRIRRLNELGFDVAEIDIITDWDGSQVRIQPKVVDAGHHSRRLLRLTGLDVEENQARRLLNDLDSYAASTDQQNEDEEIVAHEWLTDVFEPVVRSVPRDLSRKLEPAEVFHEVLEHRWFLSEQAGREVDTMKAARSYVDDVLSAKPDEKLALPTTPTD, from the coding sequence GTGCCTCGATTCGTCGCCACCCGCCCGGACACCGGTCTGCTCTCGTTCCCCTGGGATGTACCGCTGGAGGAATGGCCCGAGGACCGGCTGGTCGCCCTCCCCCGCGGTATCTCCCGGCACGTCGTCCGGTTCGTCCGGGTCGGCAGCCAGGTGTACGCCGTGAAGGAGGTGCTGGAGCATCTCGCGATGCACGAGTACCGGCTGCTGCGCGACCTCGAACGCCTCGACGCACCTTCGGTCGAGCCCGTCGGCGTGATCACCGACCGGGTCGACCGCAACGGCGAACCGCTCGACTCGATTCTGGTGACGAAGCACCTCCAGTTCTCCCTGCCGTACCGCGCCCTCTTCTCCAGCACGTTGCGCCCGGACACGGTCAACCGGCTGATCGACGCACTCGTCGCGCTGATCGTGCGGATGCACCTGACCGGCTTCTTCTGGGGCGACTGCTCCCTGTCGAACACGTTGTTCCGGCGCGACGCGGGCGCCTTCGCGGCGTACCTGGTGGACGCCGAGACCGGCGAGCTGCACCAGGACATCTCCGACGGCCAGCGCGCGCACGACCTCTACACCGCCGAGATCAACCTGTTCGGCGAGCTGTCCGACCTCGAGGCCGGCGGGCTGCTCGACGAGTCGATCGACCCGATGGAGACGATCCAGTCGATCAACGACCGGTACGAGGCGCTCTGGTCGGAGCTGACCGCGCCGGAGGAGTTCCACACCGACGAGCTGCACCGGCTCGACTCGCGAATCCGACGGCTGAACGAGCTCGGCTTCGACGTCGCCGAGATCGACATCATCACCGACTGGGACGGCAGCCAGGTCCGGATCCAGCCCAAGGTCGTCGACGCCGGCCACCACAGCCGCCGCCTGCTCCGCCTGACCGGGCTGGACGTCGAGGAGAACCAGGCCCGCCGCCTGCTCAACGACCTCGACTCGTACGCCGCGTCGACCGACCAGCAGAACGAGGACGAGGAGATCGTCGCGCACGAGTGGCTGACCGACGTCTTCGAACCGGTCGTCCGCTCCGTCCCACGCGACCTGAGCCGCAAACTCGAGCCCGCCGAGGTCTTCCACGAAGTGCTCGAACACCGCTGGTTCCTGTCCGAACAAGCCGGCCGCGAAGTCGACACCATGAAAGCCGCCCGCTCCTACGTAGACGACGTCCTCAGCGCCAAACCCGACGAAAAACTAGCCCTCCCCACCACCCCCACCGACTGA
- a CDS encoding SigE family RNA polymerase sigma factor translates to MEADEVPRFEAWVRERGAAMLRFGYLVTRDQGRAEEAVQDALVAAYPRWARICRQGDPEAYVRRSIVNADISRWRRFLRHRETPIEDGAEKPTPDHAAGLAEQDAVWALCATLPTRQRAAVVLRYYEGLPDAAIAEILGCTAGTVRSQIHRALATLRTRLSVAEEVEA, encoded by the coding sequence ATGGAGGCGGACGAGGTGCCGCGGTTCGAGGCGTGGGTGCGGGAGCGGGGTGCGGCCATGTTGAGGTTCGGGTATCTGGTGACGCGGGACCAGGGCCGGGCCGAGGAGGCGGTGCAGGACGCGTTGGTCGCGGCCTATCCGCGGTGGGCGCGGATCTGCCGGCAGGGTGATCCCGAGGCATACGTACGGCGTTCGATCGTGAATGCCGACATCTCCCGCTGGCGGCGGTTCCTGCGCCACCGCGAAACGCCGATCGAGGACGGCGCGGAAAAGCCGACGCCGGATCACGCGGCCGGGCTCGCCGAGCAGGACGCCGTCTGGGCCTTGTGCGCCACCTTGCCGACGCGGCAGCGCGCTGCCGTCGTACTGCGTTATTACGAAGGCCTTCCGGACGCGGCCATCGCCGAGATCCTCGGCTGTACCGCCGGAACGGTCCGATCCCAGATCCATCGCGCACTGGCCACGCTCCGCACCAGGCTGAGCGTCGCCGAGGAGGTCGAAGCATGA